From the genome of Rhodohalobacter sp. SW132:
ATATCAATCAAATTCAGAGCAGGAAACAGACTGTAAGAAGGCCGGTTTGTTTCTGCTCACATTTTTTTTCATCAGGATTTCTTACGTTACATTCAGGATAGTAGTCGTTTCAAAATCTCTCCTTACCTATCCTGTTCACTCACCAATTGAACATGAATAACTTCGGCCGAAGTGTTCTTATGAAATCATCCAAATGATCAAAACCTGTATAGAGTGATTTCAGACTCTCGTTGTATTCATATATTTAATTTATAGTTTCAATAATAAAAATGTGAAAATATAATGCACTAAAGATAAATATTGATATCATAATAATGTTTATATGTTATATAAAAACGTAATTTATATTAATAAACAATGTTGTTTTGTTAAGGTTAACATAGAGAGGTTGATTACTGAAATTGTAAAACTTATGATCAGTAAGAATATGAAAAATATAGACTTGTGAATTTGTCCCGAAAGTGTATTTAATACACTCTTTATTCTTTAGTTATAATTTGTTAATTAAAGAGAGGAGCTAAAATGTGAGGGAAATTCAATCGAAATTTTCTCTCAGCCATTCAGATGAACAATTAAAAAAATTGGGTTTATCACAACACGTATTGGATTTCTAATCTGAAGTAAACTGTACTATGGAGCAGGAGTGAATAGTGTTGTTGATTCATATGTGTAATATTATATAAATAATAAAACATATCATTTATATTGAAATAATTTATAAAAAAACATAATTGTATCAATATTAAAAGTATTAATTTTGTTTGATATGCATTCAGAATCTCATAAAAAATTATGGTTAAGATATGTGGAAGGCGATTATAGCGTCTACAAAAAAATATTTGAATCTTACTATAGTGGGCTTTTTGGCTATGGAATGAAGTTATGCAATGATTCGACCATTGTTGAGGATAGTATCCAGGATGTTTTTATTTATATCTGGGAAAAAAGAGAGGATTTAATGCATATCAATTCACCAAATGTATATTTGTTCGTATCACTCAGGAGAAAAATTATCAAAAGAAGAAATAAGTATCGTAATAAAAAGAAAATAAAAGATGGGGATTTCTTCATTGAGTTTGGTGTTGAAGAAATTATGATAAACAAAGAGATAAGGGATGAACAGAAAGAGGAGCTTCATAAGGCGTTGAATTTACTTTCCAATCAACAGAAAGAGGTACTGTTCTTACATTATTACAACGGGATGAGCTATGGTGAAATTGAGGAAATCCTTTCTATAAACAGGCAGTCTGTTCGAAACCATATGTACCGGGCAATAAGTACACTTAGATCTGCACTCAACAAAAATACTCTTCGCCTTGTTGTTTGATTTTTGGTGGATGATTATCTGCTCACCGATATCCGACCACTATAGTCAGCGGTTTTATAATCCTATACACTTCTATAATGTGATGAAGTTTGATCTGATGTAGATTGAAAATCATTTGTCAGTTAAATATGAATATATCTGTAGGTGTAATAATAACAGGTAATTAAGAGGCGCCATATCTTATAGAACTTCATTAAATCGGAGTTTCAGATCTGGCTTTTTAAAAAAGTTCAAGTCAATTTGAGTACGGAAGCGGTTTCATCAACTCTCCTATATCGAACAGGTCATCGATAAGCTTTCAATTTAACACTGTGACAGACAGAGAATATACGGTAGAAGAATTATTGGAGGATTCCTCGTTTCGACGATATGCGAAAGGCAGAGGTACAGCCGAAGATATTGAAAAATGGGACAGTTGGGTTGAAAGGGGTTTTGAGCAAAAAATTCTTTTTAAGGAAGCTTCAAAACAGTTGGCCGGTTTTGAATTCAGAGTTGATGTTGAATCGAAAATTGATAAAGCGTGGAAAAAAATATCTTCAAAAACTGTATCAAGACAAAGATATAGTTTTGAAAAACGACGTGATAGAAACTTTCACAGAAGGATATTTTATTTAGCCGCATCCGTGCTTCTGATTTTAAGTATGGTTGGCATAGGAGTTTTTCAGTTCAGTCAAAATGAAGAAGGTATTACTAACCTGGAGCAGCAGAACGAAGAGAAAATCATTACTACCGATGAAGGGGAAGTAAAAACACTTAGATTTTCAAATGGTTCACGAATTATTCTGAACAGCAACTCATCAGTGGCATACAAAGCAGGATTGCTGCAGGATGAAACCATTGAAGTCTCACTGCAGGGAGAGGCATGGTTCGAAACGGATCACTCGAATAGTAGTGCAGAACCGTTTTTTTCAATATCAACTTCGGAAGGTATCATCCGTGATATCGGGACGGAGTTTTTGGTATCTACCTCCAAAGATGATACTAAAGTAATTTTGCAAGATGGTCTTGTAGAAATTGAATACAACCTGGACGGTCAACACTCAGCAGATCAAGCCATTACGTCAGAAATCATCTTTGTTGAAAAGGGTGAAATGGTTCAATTCAGAAAAAATAAAGTAATCAACCGGGAGAGTGTGAATCCCACATTTTATACCTCTTGGGCAACCGGTTATCTCGAGTTTAACAAAACGAGTATTTATGAGCTGGCAGAGTATGTAGAACAACGGTTTAATGTAAAAGTAATTATTGCACAGAACGACCTGCAAGAGATTACTCTGGATGGGGCTATCTACTTCAATTCACTGAATGGTCTTGTGAGATCAGTTACTGATGTAATCGGTGTACCTGCGTTTCGAGATCCGGAAAGTGATAAAGTCTTTATTGGAAATCCAAATGGTGTGGATGATTAAAATATCGTCGGCTTTTAAGCCGAATGGGGCAAGTTCAATCAAAAATAAAATCAACTATGAAAAATGTTACGATAAAACTAACGAGGATTCTTATTGGTGTATTTTCAATTTGTCTTGCTATGAATTTCGGGCAATTGGAAGCACAGCAATTAGGTTCACTAATTCAATCTTCCGGCTCAACAGCTGATAAGAACCAATTACTCGACATTGTTTTAGACCAGGGGATGGATTTGGAATCGGCATTGGAAGTGGTGGAGGAGCAATTTGATGTTGTATTTCTGTATCGAACGGAAACGGTTGAAAATTATAAAATCAGTAAAGATTTCCGTTTATCTACAAATTTAGAACACAATTTAGAGAACATTTTAGGCAGCTTAGAACTTGAATTTAAAAACCTGAACCCGAAAACGTATGGGATCTATCCAAAAGCGGATGAGCCCGCTTTTGAAGAATCTTTGCCGGATCTGGACCATGAAATACGGGGGACGGTTACGGATCAAACCTCCGGGGAAAGCCTGCCAGGTGTAAATGTAGTGGTGGAAGGTACCACTTTGGGTACATCAACAAATATTGAGGGTATTTTTGAGCTAACGGTACCTTCACTGGAAGAAACCCTGATTTTTTCTTTCGTGGGGTATGAAAGAAAAGAAGTGCCACTCGATGGCAGAACAGAACTTACAGTAGAACTATCACCGCAGGCATTTGTTGGTGAGGATGTGGTTGTTGTGGGGTATGGAACTCAACAGGTGGAAACATTAACGGGATCAATCAGCAGGGTAGCCGGTGAAGATATGACAGCAAGCCCGGCCCCGAATGTTGCCGGTAATCTTGCCGGCCGGCTTCCGGGTTTAGTTGTTAATCAGCGTACGGGAATGCCCGGTTCAGAAGATGTTAATATTTTAGTTCGCGGTTCATCAACATTTGGAGATAATTCTCCTTTGATTGTTATTGATGGTGTGCCTCGCGGCAACATGAACAGGCTCAATCAGAACGATATAGAAAGTGTTACTGTGCTGAAGGATGCGTCTGCAGCTATTTATGGCGCGCGAGCAGCAAATGGTGTTGTACTGGTTACAACAAAACATGGTCAGGAAGGCAGCCCGGTTTTTGATTTGTCATACAGTACTGCACTGCAGCGTCCTACACAGCTGCCGGATATGCTGGATGCAGCTACATTTGCCGAAGCATTTAATGAGGCTGAATGGTACAGGGCCGGCCGGCCGGATAGGGAGAATTTTACACCGTTCTATTCGGACAATGCCATACAACGATATCGTGATGGCTCTGATCCCGTTTTATATCCAAATACGGACTGGGTGGATGAGGTAATGCTTCCATATTCGTACCAGCATAAAATTAATCTGCAGGCAAGTGGAGGAACTGAAAATACAAGATACTTTTTATCCTTTGGGATGAGAGATCAGGATGGAGGTTTTCGGAATAATCCTACTCATTACAGGCAATACAATGCCAGGGGAAGATTTGATGTGGATTTGACCCAGGATTTGACAGTAGGAGCGAATGTTAATGCGATCATTAATGAGCGAACGTATTCGTCAACAGCAACGGATGTCGATTTTGTTAATATTTTACAGGCAAATCCAACGCTCGCAGCGGTTTACCCGAATGGGTTAATTGCACCCGGCCGATTGCGGGAAAACCCTCTGCTGCTGGATCAGCGTGGTTTTGATAATATGAGAGATTATCCAATTCAAACTACCGTTACGGCCAACTACCAGGTGCCTTTCGTAAATGGACTTGAATTGAATGCCTCCTATAATTACGATCTGAACAATCAGTTCCAGAAAAACTTCGACAGGCCTTATTTCTATCATGAATACAATGTAAACACGGAAGAATTTGAACGCCGACAATATGGTGAAGAAATTCAGTTAACCGATACATACCGCAGATGGAGGGAATCGCTTTTTAATTTCAGAATTAATTACCAAACGGTTCTCGGGTATCGGAATAACGTATCAGCAATGGCAGGCTTTGAGCAGCAAAGGCAAGAGTTTAGCTATGCAAGTGCCTATCGAAAAGGTTTTGTGAGCCCGGCAATACCTCAGATTAATGTAGGTGGAACTGACCCCGAAGATATTAACAATTCCGGAAGCGCTTCGGAAAGTGCCTATAATAACTTCTTTGGGCGAATCAACTATGATTTTGATATGAGATACCTGTTTGAATTTGTGTTCCGGTATGACGGATCACAGATTTTTCCTGAAGGTAACCGGTATGGGTTCTTTCCCGCAGTTTCTGCAGGATGGCGAATGTCGGAAGAGGATTTTATGAGGGATAATTTTCCTTTTGTGACTGAATTGAAACTAAGGGCGTCCTATGGTGAAATAGGTAATGATCGTGTGGGTGCTTATCAGCATTTACAGGCCTTCTCTTTTGGCAACAATTATGTATTTGGCAGCAGAGATGCCCCCGGAATCTACTCAAATACGATGCCGAACCCGGATATTACCTGGGAGGTAAGCAGAAAGTTTGATCTTGGATTAGACCTTGAGCTATGGGATGGGTTACTCGGTGCAGATTTCACTGTTTTCACAGAGAACAGGTCAAATATATTAACTCAGCCAAATCTATCCGTGAGTCGTGTGTTTGGATTTCCGTCACTGCCAGATCAGAATATCGGTGAGGTGGATAATCGTGGTTTTGAACTTTTAATATCCCACCAGAATAATGTGGGCGATTTAGCATATCGCATCTCAGCAAACACATCATTTGCCCGTAGTGAGATTGTGTTTATGGATGAACCTCCACAAGCTGAAGACTACCAAACTCAAACTGGAAGTCCGTTAGGCGCAGGTTTATTCTATCGGACAGACGGTATCTTCAGAACACAGGAAGAACTGGATAGTCATCCGCACGGCAGTGGAGCCCAGGTTGGAGACATCCGAATCGTTGATATCAATGGTGATGGTGTTATCGATGCTGATGATCGTTATAGAGCTCAATACTCTGAAATTCCGGAAATTGTATTTGGGCTGAATTCCAATTTCCGGTATAGGGATTTTGATTTAACCTTGTTTATTCAGGGTCAGACAAATGCTCTGCACTACGATGGTGAAGTTGCGCAGCTTGGAGGGAGTGATTTTGCAAACACCCCTCATTACCGGGCTGATAACCGATGGACTGTAGACAACCGTGAGGGGGCTACAATGCCCAGGGCAGACCACTGGCAGCCAGGTGCTACGGATTTCTTCTTGTTCGACGCAACGTTTGTGAGGCTGAAAAACGCAGAACTGGGATACCATCTACCGGCCAGGTTATTAGCACGCACCGGGGCCCTCAGTGACGTTCGTTTATACGTTAATGGATCAAACCTGTTAACCTGGGCCAAAGAGATCAAATATAAAGATCCGGAGATGGGAGGACAGTTCGGGTTTAATAACTATCCCCCGATGCGCATGGTAAACTTCGGCATAAACGTAACATTTTAAATAGGTAAGAAACATGAATAAATTAACAATAATACCCGTTTTATTTGCACTGTTTTTGATATCCTGTGAAATGGACGTTTTGGATATATCCCCACAGGATCGTGTATCAGAGGATGCTGTTTGGGAAGATCCCAATCTAATAACGGCATACCATAATGAGCTATATAACGCAATCCCACACGGATTTTACCTTCACATGTACTCAAAATATACCGATGAGGCCTATAACTCAGCTCCTTGTTGCGGAGCCGATATTTTTGCCAGGAATACATTTGATCCGGATAATATTTCACAGGTAGGAGAAGGTGATTTCTGGGGCGGATACATGTACTACTGGGATCGGGGATATGAATATATCCGAAAAATTAATGTATTCCTGGAGAAAGCAGAAGAGGATCTCGGTTTGGAAAATCAAGACCGGATGGTAGCTGAAGCACATTTTCTCAGAGCTTTCACATATTTCGAATTGATTAAACGTTTTGGTGGTGTTCCCATTGTTACTCAAACTTATCAACTCGGGGATGAAGTTGAGTTTGTAAGAGATTCATTTGAAGAAGGAGTTCAATTTATTGAAGATGAACTCGCACTGGCAATGGCAAATTTGTCTCAGAGCTATCCATCTACGAGTTCTGAATATGGCAGGGCAACGGTTGATGCAAGCCAGGCACTGCTCTCCAGAGTTCTGTTGTACGCGGCCTCGCCACTGCACAATCCATCGAATGACCAGGAAAAATGGGCGCGGGCTGCCGATGCAGCTGAAGCACTTCTTGAATCCGGTTATTCACTCTATCCAGACTATCAGGAACTTTTTACGCTCTCACATGGGGATAGCCAAAATGAGGTGATATTTTCCAGAGGTTTTACTACCTCAAACTATCATGAAACACCAATGCATAATTTAAACCGAAGATTTGAAGCTTACGGTGGATGGTGGGGAAGTAACGGGCCTTCCCAAAACCTGGTGGATGACTATGAAATGATAAATGGTGAACGTCCATTTTTAGAAGATGGAACCGTGAACACCACTTCTGGATATGATCCTCAAAATCCATACCAGGATCGGGATCCGAGACTGAATGCATCTATCATATACAATGGGGGTGAATTTCGGGAAACTACATTTGAGATGTGGGTAGCTGAGGATGGCGAATCATGGGGATTTGATTCCTACAGAGAAAGTGGCGACAATCCACGGAGTCATTACGTTTTGAAAAAATTCATGCCTACAGAGGGACCGATAAATTGGGAAACTTCCTATACGATGAAATGGCCCCATTTTCGTTTGGCTGAGATTTACCTGAATTATGCTGAAGCTCAATTTGAGCTGGGGAATGAAGATCTTGCCAGGCAATATCTTAATGAGGTCAGAAGCAGAGAAGGTGTGAATATGCCTGATATTCCGGCAACTGTTACTGGTGAGGAGTTGAGACAAAGAATTTATAATGAGCGGAGAGTTGAATTGGCTTTCGAAAATCACAGATTCTTTGATATCAGACGATGGCTTATTGCCGATGAGGTTGAAAACCGTCCGATAAGAGGTATGGATATATTTAGAAATATGTCAACCGGTGAACTTTCATATAGTCCGGTGCAATTATTGGAGAAAATTCCCTGGGAAGATAAGATGAATTTGTTACCGATTGCATCTGATGAGATCCGTCGAAATCCTGGAATAGAACAAAACCCGGGATGGTGATTTTGAGTAGTTCATATTCATAAATATTTAAAACTAATAATATTAATAATAACTGGTCAGGTCGTTTGTTGATTTCGGATAGTAAAAATTCCGAAGACAATGTTACGACTGATCAGTTATTTATATGTTTAACTACATTTTGTTATTATTACTTTTAAGGTTAAAAATATCACAAAACTTTTATACTCTATGGTTTAGTTTGATTCTTGTTAATTCGTTATATACAAATCTGCTATCAAAATTAAATGCATTTAAACTAAACCATAGATGAAGTTAACTTTTCTCTCAAAAATTGCAGTCCACAATATTATAATCGGAACGTTGTTTCTGTCATTTTTCCTGGTGCAATGCACTTCATCAGACCGGGATGTGATCGAGCTTCATCCGGATGACAGCATTGTTTTGATCGGCAACAATCTTGGCTCACGGATGATGCACTACGGTCATTTCGAAACGGAGCTGCATGTTCGGTATCCCGGCCACTCTCTTGTTATTCGCAACCAGAGCGAGTCGGGGGATACGCCCGGGTTTCGTCCCCATTCTTCACGCGATACCCCGTGGGCTTTTCCCGGTGCCGAACAGTTTCAAACCGAGTATGCCACCAATTCCGGAAGCGAAGGCCATTTTCCTGAGCCGGATGAATGGATTTCGAAATTTAATCCGGAGGTACTGATCGCATTTTTCGGTTTCAGCGAGTCGTTCCGGGGCGAAGAGGGTCTTGAAAATTACAAAGCGGAACTGGACGCGTTTATTCGCCACACGCTCAGTCAATCCTATAATGAAGAAGGCGAAACCGAACTGGTTCTCGTTTCTCCGATTGCTTTTGAGGATCTGTCCGATCGGTATGATCTGCCCGATGGAGTGGAGGAGAACCGGAATCTTGAGCTCTATACAGATGCCATGAGGGACGTCGCTGATCGGCATGATGTTCGGTTCGTGGATCTCTTTCGCCCGACAAAAGAGTGGTTTGATAATAGCAGTGAACCTCTGACGATTGATGGTTCTCAGCTGAATGATGAGGGATACCGGCAGTTATCGGTTCTGCTTGCAGATCAAATTTTCGGATCCCGCTCTGCTGCCGCTGATGAGTATCGGGATCAGGTTCATGATGCCGTACTCGACAAAAACTGGATGTGGCAAAACGATTATAAAATCCCGAATGGGGTACACGCGTACGGCCGGCGGTTTGAGCCGTTTGGACCGGATAACTACCCGGCTGAAATTGAGAAAATTCAGCAGATGACCGAAATTCGTGACTGGGCGATCTGGAAGGCCGCCAATGGTGAACAGCTGGATGTGGCGGCTGAGGATGAAAAAACCCTCGAACTGCCGGAGATTGAGACCAACTTTGACCCCAATCAGCACGGAAATCCGGAGTATCTGTATGGTCAGGATGCACTCGATAAACTTACCGTTCCGGATGGATATGAGGTTGCCCTGTTTGCATCGGAGGAGGATTTTGCCGATATGGCTAACCCCGTTCAGCTTACGTTTGATAACGAAGGACGGCTCTGGGTGGCCACACTGCCGAGTTACCCGCACTACAAACCGGGAGATACGAGGCCAAATGATAAAATCATCATCCTCGAAGATACTAACGGCGATGGCAAAGCAGACACACAGTCTGTTTTCGCCGACGGACTTCATCTGCCGATCGGGTTTGAAATCACCCCGGAGGGCGTATATGTATCTCAGGGGCGTGACCTGGTTCTGCTTCGGGATACCAACGGCGATGGAAAAGCCGACACCCGTGATATTATTCTCAGCGGTTTTGACGACCACGATACGCATCACGCCCACAGTACTTACACCACGGATCCGTCGGGAGCTTTTTACCTGGCCGAGGGAGTGTTTCTTCACTCAAACATCGAAACGTCATATGGACCGGTGCGGGCTACCAACGGAGGTTTCTACCGATATAATCCTCAGCGAAAAAAACTTGAAAGAATAGCCCAGATGTCGATACCCAATCCGTGGGGCATCGCGTTTGATGAGTGGGGTCAGCCGATATTTGCCGAAACATCCGGCCCCGACGTGCTCTGGATGCTGCCAGGAATGATTCGTTCGCGTTATGGAGTGGCCAGCCCAAAATCCCGGAATCTGATCGAAGATAGTCACCGGGTCAGGCCCACATCGGGATTGGAATTTGTATCCAGCCGGCACTTTCCTGATGATGTTCAGGGTGATTTTATCATCAGCAATTCCATCGGCTTTTTGGGCACAAAACAACATTCACTTGAGGAGGATGGTACAGGATATTCAAGCCAACACCGCTTGGATCTGTTTCGCGGAGGGGATCCCAATTTCCGGCCTGTGGATATGGAATTTGCCCCGGACGGCTCGCTCTATATCGTAGACTGGCACAACGTTCTGATCGGCCATATGCAGCATAACGCACGTGATCCGCTGCGTGATCATGTTCACGGCAGAATTTATCGCATCACCCATACGGAGCGCCCGCTCGTTGAACCTGCTGAAATTGCAGGCGCTGATATCGATGTACTCCTGGAAAATCTGAAGCTCCATGAGATCAGGGCGAGAGACCGCACACGACGTGAACTTCGGGGGCGGGATGCGGATGACGTATTGCCACGGCTGGCTGACTGGATTGAAAATCTCGATACGGAGGATGAGCGGTACGACCATCATCGGCTTGAAGCACTTTGGGTGAGCTGGGGACTGAACCGGATAGACCAGGAATTATTGCGAGAACTGCTGGTGAGCAGCGATCACCGGGTTCGCGCAGCGGCGGCAAATGCAGTGCGTCATAATGGTCACCAGGTTGAAGACCATGTGGATCTTCTTGTGCAGGCCGCGGGTGATGATCACGGGCGGGTGCGCCTCGAAGCAATTGTGGCGGCATCGTGGCTGGATGTAGATAAAGGCATTGCAATTTTAAACGAAGCAGCCAATCATCCGCTCGACGACTGGATGTCGCGAAGTTATGAAGCTTCTATGGCACACCTGCTGGGTAATGTTCCGGCTGAATCGGTGGCCGAGGAGACTGAAACCAATCTTACAGGAGCCGACCTGGAGCTTTTCCAAAAAGGACGTGAAATTTATGTACGGGATGGATATTGCGGAACCTGTCACCAGCCGGATGGACAGGGGTTGACCGCTGCCGGATTTCCGCCGCTTGCAGGTACGCGCTGGGTCACCGGAAGTGAAGAGCGTCTGATAAAACTGACGCTTCACGGTCTGGTGGGCCCGATGGAAGTTCTCGGTGAGGAATATCCCGGCAGTGTACCGATGACTCCGTTTCGCGGCCTTCTGGATGATGAAGAGATGGCAGCTGTTTTGACCTACATCCGAAACAGTTTCGGAAACGAAGCTTCGCCGGTATCTGAAGAAAAGGTTCGTGAAGTTCGCGAGGCAACATCCGACAAAACCGGTTTCTATTCACCGGATGAACTGCTTGAGGAGCATCCGCTTG
Proteins encoded in this window:
- a CDS encoding TonB-dependent receptor — its product is MKNVTIKLTRILIGVFSICLAMNFGQLEAQQLGSLIQSSGSTADKNQLLDIVLDQGMDLESALEVVEEQFDVVFLYRTETVENYKISKDFRLSTNLEHNLENILGSLELEFKNLNPKTYGIYPKADEPAFEESLPDLDHEIRGTVTDQTSGESLPGVNVVVEGTTLGTSTNIEGIFELTVPSLEETLIFSFVGYERKEVPLDGRTELTVELSPQAFVGEDVVVVGYGTQQVETLTGSISRVAGEDMTASPAPNVAGNLAGRLPGLVVNQRTGMPGSEDVNILVRGSSTFGDNSPLIVIDGVPRGNMNRLNQNDIESVTVLKDASAAIYGARAANGVVLVTTKHGQEGSPVFDLSYSTALQRPTQLPDMLDAATFAEAFNEAEWYRAGRPDRENFTPFYSDNAIQRYRDGSDPVLYPNTDWVDEVMLPYSYQHKINLQASGGTENTRYFLSFGMRDQDGGFRNNPTHYRQYNARGRFDVDLTQDLTVGANVNAIINERTYSSTATDVDFVNILQANPTLAAVYPNGLIAPGRLRENPLLLDQRGFDNMRDYPIQTTVTANYQVPFVNGLELNASYNYDLNNQFQKNFDRPYFYHEYNVNTEEFERRQYGEEIQLTDTYRRWRESLFNFRINYQTVLGYRNNVSAMAGFEQQRQEFSYASAYRKGFVSPAIPQINVGGTDPEDINNSGSASESAYNNFFGRINYDFDMRYLFEFVFRYDGSQIFPEGNRYGFFPAVSAGWRMSEEDFMRDNFPFVTELKLRASYGEIGNDRVGAYQHLQAFSFGNNYVFGSRDAPGIYSNTMPNPDITWEVSRKFDLGLDLELWDGLLGADFTVFTENRSNILTQPNLSVSRVFGFPSLPDQNIGEVDNRGFELLISHQNNVGDLAYRISANTSFARSEIVFMDEPPQAEDYQTQTGSPLGAGLFYRTDGIFRTQEELDSHPHGSGAQVGDIRIVDINGDGVIDADDRYRAQYSEIPEIVFGLNSNFRYRDFDLTLFIQGQTNALHYDGEVAQLGGSDFANTPHYRADNRWTVDNREGATMPRADHWQPGATDFFLFDATFVRLKNAELGYHLPARLLARTGALSDVRLYVNGSNLLTWAKEIKYKDPEMGGQFGFNNYPPMRMVNFGINVTF
- a CDS encoding RNA polymerase sigma factor — encoded protein: MHSESHKKLWLRYVEGDYSVYKKIFESYYSGLFGYGMKLCNDSTIVEDSIQDVFIYIWEKREDLMHINSPNVYLFVSLRRKIIKRRNKYRNKKKIKDGDFFIEFGVEEIMINKEIRDEQKEELHKALNLLSNQQKEVLFLHYYNGMSYGEIEEILSINRQSVRNHMYRAISTLRSALNKNTLRLVV
- a CDS encoding PVC-type heme-binding CxxCH protein → MKLTFLSKIAVHNIIIGTLFLSFFLVQCTSSDRDVIELHPDDSIVLIGNNLGSRMMHYGHFETELHVRYPGHSLVIRNQSESGDTPGFRPHSSRDTPWAFPGAEQFQTEYATNSGSEGHFPEPDEWISKFNPEVLIAFFGFSESFRGEEGLENYKAELDAFIRHTLSQSYNEEGETELVLVSPIAFEDLSDRYDLPDGVEENRNLELYTDAMRDVADRHDVRFVDLFRPTKEWFDNSSEPLTIDGSQLNDEGYRQLSVLLADQIFGSRSAAADEYRDQVHDAVLDKNWMWQNDYKIPNGVHAYGRRFEPFGPDNYPAEIEKIQQMTEIRDWAIWKAANGEQLDVAAEDEKTLELPEIETNFDPNQHGNPEYLYGQDALDKLTVPDGYEVALFASEEDFADMANPVQLTFDNEGRLWVATLPSYPHYKPGDTRPNDKIIILEDTNGDGKADTQSVFADGLHLPIGFEITPEGVYVSQGRDLVLLRDTNGDGKADTRDIILSGFDDHDTHHAHSTYTTDPSGAFYLAEGVFLHSNIETSYGPVRATNGGFYRYNPQRKKLERIAQMSIPNPWGIAFDEWGQPIFAETSGPDVLWMLPGMIRSRYGVASPKSRNLIEDSHRVRPTSGLEFVSSRHFPDDVQGDFIISNSIGFLGTKQHSLEEDGTGYSSQHRLDLFRGGDPNFRPVDMEFAPDGSLYIVDWHNVLIGHMQHNARDPLRDHVHGRIYRITHTERPLVEPAEIAGADIDVLLENLKLHEIRARDRTRRELRGRDADDVLPRLADWIENLDTEDERYDHHRLEALWVSWGLNRIDQELLRELLVSSDHRVRAAAANAVRHNGHQVEDHVDLLVQAAGDDHGRVRLEAIVAASWLDVDKGIAILNEAANHPLDDWMSRSYEASMAHLLGNVPAESVAEETETNLTGADLELFQKGREIYVRDGYCGTCHQPDGQGLTAAGFPPLAGTRWVTGSEERLIKLTLHGLVGPMEVLGEEYPGSVPMTPFRGLLDDEEMAAVLTYIRNSFGNEASPVSEEKVREVREATSDKTGFYSPDELLEEHPLE
- a CDS encoding FecR family protein, producing MTDREYTVEELLEDSSFRRYAKGRGTAEDIEKWDSWVERGFEQKILFKEASKQLAGFEFRVDVESKIDKAWKKISSKTVSRQRYSFEKRRDRNFHRRIFYLAASVLLILSMVGIGVFQFSQNEEGITNLEQQNEEKIITTDEGEVKTLRFSNGSRIILNSNSSVAYKAGLLQDETIEVSLQGEAWFETDHSNSSAEPFFSISTSEGIIRDIGTEFLVSTSKDDTKVILQDGLVEIEYNLDGQHSADQAITSEIIFVEKGEMVQFRKNKVINRESVNPTFYTSWATGYLEFNKTSIYELAEYVEQRFNVKVIIAQNDLQEITLDGAIYFNSLNGLVRSVTDVIGVPAFRDPESDKVFIGNPNGVDD
- a CDS encoding RagB/SusD family nutrient uptake outer membrane protein; this encodes MNKLTIIPVLFALFLISCEMDVLDISPQDRVSEDAVWEDPNLITAYHNELYNAIPHGFYLHMYSKYTDEAYNSAPCCGADIFARNTFDPDNISQVGEGDFWGGYMYYWDRGYEYIRKINVFLEKAEEDLGLENQDRMVAEAHFLRAFTYFELIKRFGGVPIVTQTYQLGDEVEFVRDSFEEGVQFIEDELALAMANLSQSYPSTSSEYGRATVDASQALLSRVLLYAASPLHNPSNDQEKWARAADAAEALLESGYSLYPDYQELFTLSHGDSQNEVIFSRGFTTSNYHETPMHNLNRRFEAYGGWWGSNGPSQNLVDDYEMINGERPFLEDGTVNTTSGYDPQNPYQDRDPRLNASIIYNGGEFRETTFEMWVAEDGESWGFDSYRESGDNPRSHYVLKKFMPTEGPINWETSYTMKWPHFRLAEIYLNYAEAQFELGNEDLARQYLNEVRSREGVNMPDIPATVTGEELRQRIYNERRVELAFENHRFFDIRRWLIADEVENRPIRGMDIFRNMSTGELSYSPVQLLEKIPWEDKMNLLPIASDEIRRNPGIEQNPGW